Proteins from a genomic interval of Crassostrea angulata isolate pt1a10 chromosome 7, ASM2561291v2, whole genome shotgun sequence:
- the LOC128191688 gene encoding uncharacterized protein LOC128191688 isoform X4 codes for MADLVSSSKYRETADMYSEFGPNINEDIMEEPGFESNEGAPPPIPKRNQRVKFDGEPLARKASIESTHSKVRGRVKWKESEGEEEGHVHMKRDTFRGGSVKLAGKGERDVDLTYNLLQTEDKGKVVMKLSTKQDIDVHCVKARILILVDISGSMGIKYDRRRKHSKLSRMKKFAIELVDSLDDGDFASVVTFGEKTNVLVPLQEINSKTRSELKTKLETLDKTYLSTKTNLSAGISRAIDIFSENATGPEDLLTYRNSIIVFSDGEINEGTKEPNKLIHEVREKIRRNAFDLDDSQNQWVSISTIATGNDVSEAMYLLSKCCSSDAFYHLDVQKSEENDPDLFLPVMLRKTAVAWNVSVVVEAVNGAVILNNETSQDNKVRLRGSRRGKEKMEKAFFYYDIPAASTKHIGVALDLSNVDSDANTVVLKVKVEYTKAVGMRMKYFVEIARGEFSDQTGRKSEAIKANLMHDARLISQNVLHIAAEHVKTGNIEASANQIKQGQSELQALMDKYGAMAAAEPESEAPRGRHCIAAADTLMRSVRDMLQDVTVERETEKKETYADSIMNTMQSLLTELEGSKSTQDLHEPDGKNWARIKAVSSAISREAPTISSDVNTDVYAPLPNIRRISGNLQHQMVNLQKKREARKSAIPSIFE; via the exons ATGGCCG ACCTAGTAAGCTCGAGTAAATACAGAGAAACCGCTGATATGTATTCGGAATTTGGTCCGAACATTAACGAAGACATTATGGAAGAACCCGGATTTGAAAGTAACGAAGGAGCCCCTCCACCCATACCCAAACGGAATCAAAGGGTCAAGTTTGACGGCGAGCCCTTAGCTAGGAAAGCAAGCATCGAGTCTACCCATTCAAAAG tACGAGGCAGAGTAAAATGGAAAG AATCAGAGGGGGAGGAGGAGGGGCATGTTCACATGAAGAGGGACACGTTCCGCGGGGGAAGCGTGAAACTGGCCGGTAAGGGGGAGAGGGACGTTGACCTCACCTACAACCTTCTACAGACGGAGGATAAG GGAAAAGTGGTAATGAAACTGTCCACCAAACAAGACATTGATGTACATTGTGTCAAAGCGAGGATCCTGATTTTGGTGGACATAAGCGGCAGCATGGGGATTAAATACGACAGGAGACGCAAACACAGCAAACTGTCACGAATGAAGAAGTTCGCCATAGAGTTGGTGGATTCGCTGGACGATGGAGACTTTGCGTCGGTTGTCACTTTTGGCGAGAAAACAAACGTTCTGGTGCCGCTCCAAGAAATCAATTCTAAAACAAGG AGTGAATTGAAGACGAAATTGGAGACTTTGGACAAAACTTACCTTTCAACTAAAACCAATCTGAGCGCTGGAATCTCACGGGCCATCGACATATTCAGCGAAAACGCCACAGG ACCTGAAGATCTTCTAACGTACAGGAATTCTATCATTGTTTTTTCTGACGGTGAAATAAACGAAGGCACAAAGGAGCCGAACAAACTCATCCATGAAGTCAGAGAAAAAATCCGACGGAACGCATTCGATTTGGACGACTCGCAAAACCAATGGGTTAGCATCTCCACAATTGCTACAGGAAATGACGTATCGGAAGCAATGTACCTACTGTCAAAATGTTGCAGCAGCGATGCGTTTTATCATCTGGATGTGCAGAAGTCCGAGGAAAACGACCCCGATCTTTTTCTCCCTGTCATGTTGCGAAAAACGGCAGTTGCTTGGAATGTGTCCGTTGTCGTGGAAGCTGTTAATGGCGctgttattttaaacaatgaaactTCACAAGACAACAAGGTTCGCTTACGCGGAAGTAGGAGAGGGAAGGAGAAAATGGAGAAGGCCTTCTTTTATTACGACATCCCAGCTGCGTCCACGAAGCATATTGGGGTAGCATTAGATCTGAGCAATGTTGACAGTGATGCAAACACAGTTGTTTTGAAAGTTAAAGTCGAATATACAAAAGCAGTGGGCATGAGAATGAAATATTTCGTAGAAATTGCAAGAGGCGAGTTTTCAGACCAAACCGGCCGAAAATCTGAAGCCATCAAAGCAAACCTGATGCACGATGCAAGACTTATTTCACAGAATGTTCTTCACATAGCAGCTGAGCATGTAAAAACAGGAAACATCGAAGCATCAGCGAATCAGATCAAACAAGGACAAAGCGAGCTACAAGCCTTAATGGACAAATACGGGGCCATGGCAGCCGCGGAGCCAGAGTCTGAGGCCCCTAGAGGCCGCCACTGTATCGCCGCCGCGGATACTCTGATGAGGAGCGTTCGCGATATGTTGCAGGACGTGACGGTAGAAAGGGAGACCGAGAAAAAGGAGACCTACGCCGATAGCATCATGAACACCATGCAGTCTTTGCTGACAGAACTCGAAGGAAGCAAATCAACACAAGACTTACATGAACCAGACGGCAAAAACTGGGCGAGGATTAAAGCTGTCTCATCCGCCATTTCTCGCGAGGCACCAACCATTTCCAGTGACGTGAACACAGATGTTTACGCTCCACTTCCGAACATTCGTCGGATTTCCGGCAATCTGCAACACCAAATGGTTAACCTTCAGAAGAAGCGAGAAGCGCGTAAATCTGCCATTCCAAGTATTTTCGAATGA
- the LOC128191688 gene encoding uncharacterized protein LOC128191688 isoform X3 — protein MADDSNDFRQYLLSNGLNETTVQTLLDEEIEDLQTLRILSEDDIEKLNLKTGQKAKIRSLGRKQQNGVESKRFDSRKPTRGKGLPSLRKDDEEPRFVRCSPEVNGLDTTPSIKTVKRAAVTKNFTGILHVSPSSSSESEGEEEGHVHMKRDTFRGGSVKLAGKGERDVDLTYNLLQTEDKGKVVMKLSTKQDIDVHCVKARILILVDISGSMGIKYDRRRKHSKLSRMKKFAIELVDSLDDGDFASVVTFGEKTNVLVPLQEINSKTRSELKTKLETLDKTYLSTKTNLSAGISRAIDIFSENATGPEDLLTYRNSIIVFSDGEINEGTKEPNKLIHEVREKIRRNAFDLDDSQNQWVSISTIATGNDVSEAMYLLSKCCSSDAFYHLDVQKSEENDPDLFLPVMLRKTAVAWNVSVVVEAVNGAVILNNETSQDNKVRLRGSRRGKEKMEKAFFYYDIPAASTKHIGVALDLSNVDSDANTVVLKVKVEYTKAVGMRMKYFVEIARGEFSDQTGRKSEAIKANLMHDARLISQNVLHIAAEHVKTGNIEASANQIKQGQSELQALMDKYGAMAAAEPESEAPRGRHCIAAADTLMRSVRDMLQDVTVERETEKKETYADSIMNTMQSLLTELEGSKSTQDLHEPDGKNWARIKAVSSAISREAPTISSDVNTDVYAPLPNIRRISGNLQHQMVNLQKKREARKSAIPSIFE, from the exons ATGGCCG ACGACAGCAATGACTTCCGCCAATATCTTCTCTCCAACGGATTGAACGAAACTACCGTTCAGACTCTACTGGACGAGGAAATCGAGGATCTACAGACCTTAAGAATACTTAGCGAAGACGACATCGAGAAATTGAATCTTAAAACAGGACAAAAGGCGAAAATACGGAGTCTTGGAAGAAAGCAACAAAATGGCGTAGAGAGTAAGCGTTTTGACAGCCGAAAACCGACGAGAGGCAAGGGGCTGCCATCGCTCCGAAAGGATGACGAGGAACCTCGTTTTGTGAGATGTTCACCGGAAGTAAATGGTCTTGACACAACACCTTCCATTAAAACTGTCAAGCGAGCGGCAGTCACTAAGAATTTTACCGGTATCTTACATGTATCCCCGTCTTCTTCTTCCG AATCAGAGGGGGAGGAGGAGGGGCATGTTCACATGAAGAGGGACACGTTCCGCGGGGGAAGCGTGAAACTGGCCGGTAAGGGGGAGAGGGACGTTGACCTCACCTACAACCTTCTACAGACGGAGGATAAG GGAAAAGTGGTAATGAAACTGTCCACCAAACAAGACATTGATGTACATTGTGTCAAAGCGAGGATCCTGATTTTGGTGGACATAAGCGGCAGCATGGGGATTAAATACGACAGGAGACGCAAACACAGCAAACTGTCACGAATGAAGAAGTTCGCCATAGAGTTGGTGGATTCGCTGGACGATGGAGACTTTGCGTCGGTTGTCACTTTTGGCGAGAAAACAAACGTTCTGGTGCCGCTCCAAGAAATCAATTCTAAAACAAGG AGTGAATTGAAGACGAAATTGGAGACTTTGGACAAAACTTACCTTTCAACTAAAACCAATCTGAGCGCTGGAATCTCACGGGCCATCGACATATTCAGCGAAAACGCCACAGG ACCTGAAGATCTTCTAACGTACAGGAATTCTATCATTGTTTTTTCTGACGGTGAAATAAACGAAGGCACAAAGGAGCCGAACAAACTCATCCATGAAGTCAGAGAAAAAATCCGACGGAACGCATTCGATTTGGACGACTCGCAAAACCAATGGGTTAGCATCTCCACAATTGCTACAGGAAATGACGTATCGGAAGCAATGTACCTACTGTCAAAATGTTGCAGCAGCGATGCGTTTTATCATCTGGATGTGCAGAAGTCCGAGGAAAACGACCCCGATCTTTTTCTCCCTGTCATGTTGCGAAAAACGGCAGTTGCTTGGAATGTGTCCGTTGTCGTGGAAGCTGTTAATGGCGctgttattttaaacaatgaaactTCACAAGACAACAAGGTTCGCTTACGCGGAAGTAGGAGAGGGAAGGAGAAAATGGAGAAGGCCTTCTTTTATTACGACATCCCAGCTGCGTCCACGAAGCATATTGGGGTAGCATTAGATCTGAGCAATGTTGACAGTGATGCAAACACAGTTGTTTTGAAAGTTAAAGTCGAATATACAAAAGCAGTGGGCATGAGAATGAAATATTTCGTAGAAATTGCAAGAGGCGAGTTTTCAGACCAAACCGGCCGAAAATCTGAAGCCATCAAAGCAAACCTGATGCACGATGCAAGACTTATTTCACAGAATGTTCTTCACATAGCAGCTGAGCATGTAAAAACAGGAAACATCGAAGCATCAGCGAATCAGATCAAACAAGGACAAAGCGAGCTACAAGCCTTAATGGACAAATACGGGGCCATGGCAGCCGCGGAGCCAGAGTCTGAGGCCCCTAGAGGCCGCCACTGTATCGCCGCCGCGGATACTCTGATGAGGAGCGTTCGCGATATGTTGCAGGACGTGACGGTAGAAAGGGAGACCGAGAAAAAGGAGACCTACGCCGATAGCATCATGAACACCATGCAGTCTTTGCTGACAGAACTCGAAGGAAGCAAATCAACACAAGACTTACATGAACCAGACGGCAAAAACTGGGCGAGGATTAAAGCTGTCTCATCCGCCATTTCTCGCGAGGCACCAACCATTTCCAGTGACGTGAACACAGATGTTTACGCTCCACTTCCGAACATTCGTCGGATTTCCGGCAATCTGCAACACCAAATGGTTAACCTTCAGAAGAAGCGAGAAGCGCGTAAATCTGCCATTCCAAGTATTTTCGAATGA
- the LOC128191688 gene encoding uncharacterized protein LOC128191688 isoform X2 has protein sequence MADLVSSSKYRETADMYSEFGPNINEDIMEEPGFESNEGAPPPIPKRNQRVKFDGEPLARKASIESTHSKDDSNDFRQYLLSNGLNETTVQTLLDEEIEDLQTLRILSEDDIEKLNLKTGQKAKIRSLGRKQQNGVESKRFDSRKPTRGKGLPSLRKDDEEPRFVRCSPEVNGLDTTPSIKTVKRAAVTKNFTGILHVSPSSSSESEGEEEGHVHMKRDTFRGGSVKLAGKGERDVDLTYNLLQTEDKGKVVMKLSTKQDIDVHCVKARILILVDISGSMGIKYDRRRKHSKLSRMKKFAIELVDSLDDGDFASVVTFGEKTNVLVPLQEINSKTRSELKTKLETLDKTYLSTKTNLSAGISRAIDIFSENATGPEDLLTYRNSIIVFSDGEINEGTKEPNKLIHEVREKIRRNAFDLDDSQNQWVSISTIATGNDVSEAMYLLSKCCSSDAFYHLDVQKSEENDPDLFLPVMLRKTAVAWNVSVVVEAVNGAVILNNETSQDNKVRLRGSRRGKEKMEKAFFYYDIPAASTKHIGVALDLSNVDSDANTVVLKVKVEYTKAVGMRMKYFVEIARGEFSDQTGRKSEAIKANLMHDARLISQNVLHIAAEHVKTGNIEASANQIKQGQSELQALMDKYGAMAAAEPESEAPRGRHCIAAADTLMRSVRDMLQDVTVERETEKKETYADSIMNTMQSLLTELEGSKSTQDLHEPDGKNWARIKAVSSAISREAPTISSDVNTDVYAPLPNIRRISGNLQHQMVNLQKKREARKSAIPSIFE, from the exons ATGGCCG ACCTAGTAAGCTCGAGTAAATACAGAGAAACCGCTGATATGTATTCGGAATTTGGTCCGAACATTAACGAAGACATTATGGAAGAACCCGGATTTGAAAGTAACGAAGGAGCCCCTCCACCCATACCCAAACGGAATCAAAGGGTCAAGTTTGACGGCGAGCCCTTAGCTAGGAAAGCAAGCATCGAGTCTACCCATTCAAAAG ACGACAGCAATGACTTCCGCCAATATCTTCTCTCCAACGGATTGAACGAAACTACCGTTCAGACTCTACTGGACGAGGAAATCGAGGATCTACAGACCTTAAGAATACTTAGCGAAGACGACATCGAGAAATTGAATCTTAAAACAGGACAAAAGGCGAAAATACGGAGTCTTGGAAGAAAGCAACAAAATGGCGTAGAGAGTAAGCGTTTTGACAGCCGAAAACCGACGAGAGGCAAGGGGCTGCCATCGCTCCGAAAGGATGACGAGGAACCTCGTTTTGTGAGATGTTCACCGGAAGTAAATGGTCTTGACACAACACCTTCCATTAAAACTGTCAAGCGAGCGGCAGTCACTAAGAATTTTACCGGTATCTTACATGTATCCCCGTCTTCTTCTTCCG AATCAGAGGGGGAGGAGGAGGGGCATGTTCACATGAAGAGGGACACGTTCCGCGGGGGAAGCGTGAAACTGGCCGGTAAGGGGGAGAGGGACGTTGACCTCACCTACAACCTTCTACAGACGGAGGATAAG GGAAAAGTGGTAATGAAACTGTCCACCAAACAAGACATTGATGTACATTGTGTCAAAGCGAGGATCCTGATTTTGGTGGACATAAGCGGCAGCATGGGGATTAAATACGACAGGAGACGCAAACACAGCAAACTGTCACGAATGAAGAAGTTCGCCATAGAGTTGGTGGATTCGCTGGACGATGGAGACTTTGCGTCGGTTGTCACTTTTGGCGAGAAAACAAACGTTCTGGTGCCGCTCCAAGAAATCAATTCTAAAACAAGG AGTGAATTGAAGACGAAATTGGAGACTTTGGACAAAACTTACCTTTCAACTAAAACCAATCTGAGCGCTGGAATCTCACGGGCCATCGACATATTCAGCGAAAACGCCACAGG ACCTGAAGATCTTCTAACGTACAGGAATTCTATCATTGTTTTTTCTGACGGTGAAATAAACGAAGGCACAAAGGAGCCGAACAAACTCATCCATGAAGTCAGAGAAAAAATCCGACGGAACGCATTCGATTTGGACGACTCGCAAAACCAATGGGTTAGCATCTCCACAATTGCTACAGGAAATGACGTATCGGAAGCAATGTACCTACTGTCAAAATGTTGCAGCAGCGATGCGTTTTATCATCTGGATGTGCAGAAGTCCGAGGAAAACGACCCCGATCTTTTTCTCCCTGTCATGTTGCGAAAAACGGCAGTTGCTTGGAATGTGTCCGTTGTCGTGGAAGCTGTTAATGGCGctgttattttaaacaatgaaactTCACAAGACAACAAGGTTCGCTTACGCGGAAGTAGGAGAGGGAAGGAGAAAATGGAGAAGGCCTTCTTTTATTACGACATCCCAGCTGCGTCCACGAAGCATATTGGGGTAGCATTAGATCTGAGCAATGTTGACAGTGATGCAAACACAGTTGTTTTGAAAGTTAAAGTCGAATATACAAAAGCAGTGGGCATGAGAATGAAATATTTCGTAGAAATTGCAAGAGGCGAGTTTTCAGACCAAACCGGCCGAAAATCTGAAGCCATCAAAGCAAACCTGATGCACGATGCAAGACTTATTTCACAGAATGTTCTTCACATAGCAGCTGAGCATGTAAAAACAGGAAACATCGAAGCATCAGCGAATCAGATCAAACAAGGACAAAGCGAGCTACAAGCCTTAATGGACAAATACGGGGCCATGGCAGCCGCGGAGCCAGAGTCTGAGGCCCCTAGAGGCCGCCACTGTATCGCCGCCGCGGATACTCTGATGAGGAGCGTTCGCGATATGTTGCAGGACGTGACGGTAGAAAGGGAGACCGAGAAAAAGGAGACCTACGCCGATAGCATCATGAACACCATGCAGTCTTTGCTGACAGAACTCGAAGGAAGCAAATCAACACAAGACTTACATGAACCAGACGGCAAAAACTGGGCGAGGATTAAAGCTGTCTCATCCGCCATTTCTCGCGAGGCACCAACCATTTCCAGTGACGTGAACACAGATGTTTACGCTCCACTTCCGAACATTCGTCGGATTTCCGGCAATCTGCAACACCAAATGGTTAACCTTCAGAAGAAGCGAGAAGCGCGTAAATCTGCCATTCCAAGTATTTTCGAATGA
- the LOC128191688 gene encoding uncharacterized protein LOC128191688 isoform X1: MADLVSSSKYRETADMYSEFGPNINEDIMEEPGFESNEGAPPPIPKRNQRVKFDGEPLARKASIESTHSKVRGRVKWKDDSNDFRQYLLSNGLNETTVQTLLDEEIEDLQTLRILSEDDIEKLNLKTGQKAKIRSLGRKQQNGVESKRFDSRKPTRGKGLPSLRKDDEEPRFVRCSPEVNGLDTTPSIKTVKRAAVTKNFTGILHVSPSSSSESEGEEEGHVHMKRDTFRGGSVKLAGKGERDVDLTYNLLQTEDKGKVVMKLSTKQDIDVHCVKARILILVDISGSMGIKYDRRRKHSKLSRMKKFAIELVDSLDDGDFASVVTFGEKTNVLVPLQEINSKTRSELKTKLETLDKTYLSTKTNLSAGISRAIDIFSENATGPEDLLTYRNSIIVFSDGEINEGTKEPNKLIHEVREKIRRNAFDLDDSQNQWVSISTIATGNDVSEAMYLLSKCCSSDAFYHLDVQKSEENDPDLFLPVMLRKTAVAWNVSVVVEAVNGAVILNNETSQDNKVRLRGSRRGKEKMEKAFFYYDIPAASTKHIGVALDLSNVDSDANTVVLKVKVEYTKAVGMRMKYFVEIARGEFSDQTGRKSEAIKANLMHDARLISQNVLHIAAEHVKTGNIEASANQIKQGQSELQALMDKYGAMAAAEPESEAPRGRHCIAAADTLMRSVRDMLQDVTVERETEKKETYADSIMNTMQSLLTELEGSKSTQDLHEPDGKNWARIKAVSSAISREAPTISSDVNTDVYAPLPNIRRISGNLQHQMVNLQKKREARKSAIPSIFE, encoded by the exons ATGGCCG ACCTAGTAAGCTCGAGTAAATACAGAGAAACCGCTGATATGTATTCGGAATTTGGTCCGAACATTAACGAAGACATTATGGAAGAACCCGGATTTGAAAGTAACGAAGGAGCCCCTCCACCCATACCCAAACGGAATCAAAGGGTCAAGTTTGACGGCGAGCCCTTAGCTAGGAAAGCAAGCATCGAGTCTACCCATTCAAAAG tACGAGGCAGAGTAAAATGGAAAG ACGACAGCAATGACTTCCGCCAATATCTTCTCTCCAACGGATTGAACGAAACTACCGTTCAGACTCTACTGGACGAGGAAATCGAGGATCTACAGACCTTAAGAATACTTAGCGAAGACGACATCGAGAAATTGAATCTTAAAACAGGACAAAAGGCGAAAATACGGAGTCTTGGAAGAAAGCAACAAAATGGCGTAGAGAGTAAGCGTTTTGACAGCCGAAAACCGACGAGAGGCAAGGGGCTGCCATCGCTCCGAAAGGATGACGAGGAACCTCGTTTTGTGAGATGTTCACCGGAAGTAAATGGTCTTGACACAACACCTTCCATTAAAACTGTCAAGCGAGCGGCAGTCACTAAGAATTTTACCGGTATCTTACATGTATCCCCGTCTTCTTCTTCCG AATCAGAGGGGGAGGAGGAGGGGCATGTTCACATGAAGAGGGACACGTTCCGCGGGGGAAGCGTGAAACTGGCCGGTAAGGGGGAGAGGGACGTTGACCTCACCTACAACCTTCTACAGACGGAGGATAAG GGAAAAGTGGTAATGAAACTGTCCACCAAACAAGACATTGATGTACATTGTGTCAAAGCGAGGATCCTGATTTTGGTGGACATAAGCGGCAGCATGGGGATTAAATACGACAGGAGACGCAAACACAGCAAACTGTCACGAATGAAGAAGTTCGCCATAGAGTTGGTGGATTCGCTGGACGATGGAGACTTTGCGTCGGTTGTCACTTTTGGCGAGAAAACAAACGTTCTGGTGCCGCTCCAAGAAATCAATTCTAAAACAAGG AGTGAATTGAAGACGAAATTGGAGACTTTGGACAAAACTTACCTTTCAACTAAAACCAATCTGAGCGCTGGAATCTCACGGGCCATCGACATATTCAGCGAAAACGCCACAGG ACCTGAAGATCTTCTAACGTACAGGAATTCTATCATTGTTTTTTCTGACGGTGAAATAAACGAAGGCACAAAGGAGCCGAACAAACTCATCCATGAAGTCAGAGAAAAAATCCGACGGAACGCATTCGATTTGGACGACTCGCAAAACCAATGGGTTAGCATCTCCACAATTGCTACAGGAAATGACGTATCGGAAGCAATGTACCTACTGTCAAAATGTTGCAGCAGCGATGCGTTTTATCATCTGGATGTGCAGAAGTCCGAGGAAAACGACCCCGATCTTTTTCTCCCTGTCATGTTGCGAAAAACGGCAGTTGCTTGGAATGTGTCCGTTGTCGTGGAAGCTGTTAATGGCGctgttattttaaacaatgaaactTCACAAGACAACAAGGTTCGCTTACGCGGAAGTAGGAGAGGGAAGGAGAAAATGGAGAAGGCCTTCTTTTATTACGACATCCCAGCTGCGTCCACGAAGCATATTGGGGTAGCATTAGATCTGAGCAATGTTGACAGTGATGCAAACACAGTTGTTTTGAAAGTTAAAGTCGAATATACAAAAGCAGTGGGCATGAGAATGAAATATTTCGTAGAAATTGCAAGAGGCGAGTTTTCAGACCAAACCGGCCGAAAATCTGAAGCCATCAAAGCAAACCTGATGCACGATGCAAGACTTATTTCACAGAATGTTCTTCACATAGCAGCTGAGCATGTAAAAACAGGAAACATCGAAGCATCAGCGAATCAGATCAAACAAGGACAAAGCGAGCTACAAGCCTTAATGGACAAATACGGGGCCATGGCAGCCGCGGAGCCAGAGTCTGAGGCCCCTAGAGGCCGCCACTGTATCGCCGCCGCGGATACTCTGATGAGGAGCGTTCGCGATATGTTGCAGGACGTGACGGTAGAAAGGGAGACCGAGAAAAAGGAGACCTACGCCGATAGCATCATGAACACCATGCAGTCTTTGCTGACAGAACTCGAAGGAAGCAAATCAACACAAGACTTACATGAACCAGACGGCAAAAACTGGGCGAGGATTAAAGCTGTCTCATCCGCCATTTCTCGCGAGGCACCAACCATTTCCAGTGACGTGAACACAGATGTTTACGCTCCACTTCCGAACATTCGTCGGATTTCCGGCAATCTGCAACACCAAATGGTTAACCTTCAGAAGAAGCGAGAAGCGCGTAAATCTGCCATTCCAAGTATTTTCGAATGA